A single window of Syntrophotalea acetylenica DNA harbors:
- a CDS encoding flagellar hook-length control protein FliK, whose product MKITDTTFTIAPVSANNRTRPSPDHQQPAWKPGQILQATVLARDGGQVLLDVQGQAVPARCALALQQGQQVLLHVTATAPQIRLQALGHNQASPTGATLQLLETGWQLPAFLRQMQNDGNAAKQRWPEVFQGALQTFMAGLETATADGTALSALLQNLGVARLRRGETSTSLMETIEQAVPADCQEDDSLAEWAAKLAQGLRMMQQFNLASETPGVTLLPLPLPFLQQGLLLIEYPVDAPREKPATPKKLSLFLDLENLGEMRVDMLLEKDDLWVRFTCQSEHASERLRACAAELKEALHLGSRREILFTTGNPRPEEKLENRCGEAIRGFVNTRI is encoded by the coding sequence ATGAAAATTACCGACACAACCTTTACTATCGCCCCGGTCTCGGCAAACAACCGGACCAGGCCGTCGCCCGACCACCAGCAGCCGGCCTGGAAGCCGGGGCAGATTCTTCAGGCTACGGTTCTGGCTCGCGATGGCGGGCAAGTCCTGCTGGATGTGCAGGGACAGGCGGTGCCGGCGCGCTGCGCCCTGGCGTTACAGCAAGGACAGCAGGTTTTGCTGCATGTCACGGCAACCGCGCCTCAGATCCGGCTGCAAGCCCTGGGCCACAATCAGGCAAGCCCGACGGGAGCGACACTGCAGCTTCTCGAAACCGGCTGGCAGCTGCCAGCGTTTCTGCGCCAGATGCAAAATGACGGCAATGCCGCCAAACAGCGCTGGCCCGAGGTTTTCCAGGGTGCTCTGCAGACATTCATGGCTGGATTGGAAACGGCAACGGCCGACGGCACGGCCCTGTCCGCGTTGCTGCAAAATCTCGGAGTGGCACGGCTGCGGCGGGGGGAGACGTCAACCTCTCTGATGGAGACTATCGAACAGGCCGTGCCTGCCGATTGTCAAGAGGATGACAGCCTTGCTGAATGGGCAGCGAAACTTGCCCAGGGGCTACGGATGATGCAGCAGTTCAATCTTGCGTCGGAGACGCCCGGCGTCACGCTGCTGCCATTGCCGCTGCCATTTCTGCAACAGGGCTTGCTGCTTATTGAATATCCGGTGGACGCGCCGCGGGAAAAACCCGCCACGCCTAAAAAACTGAGCCTTTTTCTCGACCTGGAAAACCTCGGTGAGATGCGCGTCGACATGCTGCTGGAAAAGGACGACCTCTGGGTCCGGTTCACCTGCCAATCGGAACATGCCAGCGAGCGGCTTCGCGCCTGTGCGGCGGAACTCAAAGAGGCACTGCATCTGGGGTCGCGGCGCGAGATTCTGTTCACCACCGGCAACCCGCGCCCCGAAGAAAAACTCGAAAACAGATGCGGCGAAGCAATACGCGGCTTCGTCAACACGCGAATTTGA
- a CDS encoding EscU/YscU/HrcU family type III secretion system export apparatus switch protein, with product MADKLKNDKAVALTYKQDGKSAPVVVASGKGAVAANILAVAREAGVEVVRDPDLVEVLGKIPLGREIPPELYQAVAEILAFVYRVNKRTD from the coding sequence ATGGCCGACAAGCTGAAAAACGATAAAGCGGTCGCCCTGACCTACAAGCAGGACGGCAAAAGCGCGCCGGTGGTCGTCGCCAGTGGCAAGGGCGCCGTAGCGGCCAATATTCTGGCGGTCGCGCGGGAAGCGGGCGTGGAGGTGGTGCGCGATCCGGATCTTGTAGAAGTGCTCGGCAAAATTCCGCTGGGGCGGGAAATACCGCCGGAACTCTACCAGGCGGTCGCTGAAATCCTGGCCTTCGTTTACCGCGTCAACAAACGCACGGACTGA